The Vicia villosa cultivar HV-30 ecotype Madison, WI linkage group LG1, Vvil1.0, whole genome shotgun sequence genome includes a region encoding these proteins:
- the LOC131613371 gene encoding transcription factor UPBEAT1, whose product MGVSSQTSFDAITLEEALQGSNNSSYLWSKKRVKRSRRIFMKRRVGCRRGSYGIQRRVRTLKRLIPNSDESIGLEGLFRETANYILSLENRVRVMKVMVEVLNGSDE is encoded by the coding sequence ATGGGAGTTTCTTCACAAACTTCTTTTGATGCAATCACTTTGGAAGAAGCTCTTCAAGGAAGTAACAATTCATCATACTTGTGGAGCAAGAAAAGGGTGAAGAGGTCAAGAAGAATTTTCATGAAGAGAAGGGTTGGTTGTAGAAGAGGCTCCTATGGAATTCAGAGACGTGTGAGGACATTGAAGAGACTTATACCAAATAGTGATGAGTCTATTGGGTTGGAGGGACTTTTTAGAGAGACAGCTAATTATATATTGTCTTTAGAAAATAGAGTGAGGGTTATGAAGGTTATGGTTGAGGTATTGAATGGGTCTGATGAGTGA